The proteins below come from a single Miscanthus floridulus cultivar M001 chromosome 1, ASM1932011v1, whole genome shotgun sequence genomic window:
- the LOC136464764 gene encoding protein LURP-one-related 11-like has product MCISSLKLWRAMVRVHSASSQGLGLGAAGPGPGPGPVAPPPGHQPAAPARPRRVYGISEQPPPEVFTIWMKSLVLNGSGCTVYDSAGSIVYRVDNYGARRAADVCLMDVSGNVVLQILKKKERKSDTRALAFYLVVDLAAARPQKLGFGRRWEGYRWADQEQERQRPWLKVVRAWAWRGPSCCTCDCELGLGLGLGLGGSESTTTTTVRYRMDDGRIAPARGARIVDGATGLAVAEVKRKTTAEGVALGADVLTLAVEPGVDRSVIMGLVLVHGLINRAM; this is encoded by the exons ATGTGCATCAGCAGCTTGAAGCTGTGGAGGGCGATGGTGAGGGTGCACTCGGCGTCGTCGCAGGGGCTCGGCCTCGGCGCGGCCGGACCCGGACCCGGACCCGGACCAGTCGCTCCTCCACCTGGTCATCAGCCAGCGGCACCGGCACGGCCACGGCGGGTGTACGGGATCAGCGAGCAGCCGCCGCCGGAGGTGTTCACCATCTGGATGAAGTCGCTGGTTCTCAACGGCAGCGGCTGCACTGTCTACGACTCCGCCGGCAGCATCGTCTACCGCGTCGACAACTACGGCGCCCGCCGCGCCGCCGACGTCTGCCTCATGGACGTCTCCGGCAACGTCGTCCTGCAGATACTCAAGAAGAAG GAACGTAAATCTGACACGCGAGCTTTGGCCTTTTATTTGGTTGTTGATCTGGCCGCCGCGCGCCCGCAGAAGCTCGGGTTTGGGAGGAGGTGGGAGGGATACAGGTGGGCCGACCAGGAGCAGGAGCGGCAGCGGCCGTGGTTAAAGGTAGTCCGGGCATGGGCGTGGCGCGGACCGTCGTGCTGCACCTGCGACTGCGagctcggcctcggcctcggcctcggcctagGCGGGAGCgagtcgacgacgacgacgaccgtgCGCTACAGGATGGACGACGGGAGGATCGCGCCGGCGCGCGGGGCCAGGATCGTGGACGGCGCCACGGGGCTCGCCGTGGCCGAGGTGAAGCGGAAGACGACGGCCGAGGGTGTGGCCCTTGGCGCCGACGTGCTCACCCTGGCGGTGGAGCCCGGCGTGGACCGATCGGTCATCATGGGGCTCGTGCTCGTGCACGGCCTCATCAACCGCGCCATGTGA